GCCACCGCGTGGCCCTGGCCGGCCGTCGTCGCGCCGATGGCGAGGGAATGGGCGAGATGCGCCTGCGCCGGCACGAACCGCTCCGCCGGGGTCTCGACGAGGTCGCGAATGGGGTGACGTACCGCGATGCCGTCGAAACCGAGCCGACGCAGTTCAGCGGTGACCTCGGCGGGTGAGGTGAGGTCGAACAGGGCGTCGGCGGCGATGCCGTCGCTCACCGAGGTACTGAGATAGAGCAGGTCGTCGAGGGCGACGGTCGCCGAATGGTGGAATTTACTCAGGCCCGTCGGTCCCGGCGCGGAGATCCGGCCCGGCGTCACCGTGACCGGCGTCGCCCCGTCGAGCTCGCCACGTGCCATCCGTTCGAGGGTGGCGACCGCGAGCGGCACTTTGACCAGCGACGCGACGGGGAACTCCAGGTCCGGGTCGATGCCGATCTCGTCGCCGGAATCCAGGTCGCGTACGAGGAACGAGCCGTGCAGACCCCCGTCGTCCAGCGCCTCTCGGGCCTCTCGGATCATCCGTGCGACGTTCATGCCTGCCCTCCGTCGTCGTTGACCGCGCCAAGGCAGCGGCCGATCGCCGCGTGTAGCTGGGTCCGGAGCTGTCGGCGGTCCTCGCCCAACGTGGCAGAGATGTCGTAGCCACGGACGAGTTTCACCTCGCCGATCGGA
The Micromonospora pisi DNA segment above includes these coding regions:
- a CDS encoding serine hydrolase, with translation MNVARMIREAREALDDGGLHGSFLVRDLDSGDEIGIDPDLEFPVASLVKVPLAVATLERMARGELDGATPVTVTPGRISAPGPTGLSKFHHSATVALDDLLYLSTSVSDGIAADALFDLTSPAEVTAELRRLGFDGIAVRHPIRDLVETPAERFVPAQAHLAHSLAIGATTAGQGHAVAQLDVGRASTGTARSFVELLCGLWRPSAIRPPVAARVRELMGDNVLRQRLAPDFSADASRWSSKTGTLLNLRHEIGVVEHADGQVFAIAVLTESRVPAIQQPGAEALMAQVARSLRDHLRLN